One region of Triticum aestivum cultivar Chinese Spring chromosome 6B, IWGSC CS RefSeq v2.1, whole genome shotgun sequence genomic DNA includes:
- the LOC123137642 gene encoding F-box protein PP2-A13, which yields MGTGSSILGADADWGETSLGDMPESCVAAVLLNLDPPEICQVACLNRAFRGAASADCVWAGKLPANYRYLAALAAAADDEGDGDGDGNVKPCSPISTKKGIYARLCRPTPFDAGTKEFWIEKNKGGLCMSISSKAMAITGIDDRRYWSHLVTEESRFHSVAYLQQIWWLEVGGELDFCFPAGSYSLFFRLHLGRAHRRMGRRVCGTELIHGWDARPTRFQLSTSDEQQATSEYYLDGPGSWILYHVGDFVISNSDELTSLKYSMMQIDCTHTKGGLCVDSVAIYPKGYRRENMNTVYM from the exons ATGGGGACGGGATCGAGCATCCTTGGCGCGGATGCCGATTGGGGTGAGACGTCTCTCGGCGACATGCCGGAGAGCTGCGTGGCGGCGGTGCTGCTCAACCTTGACCCGCCGGAGATCTGCCAAGTAGCCTGCCTCAACCGCGCCTTCCGGGGCGCCGCATCTGCGGACTGCGTCTGGGCCGGCAAGCTGCCCGCTAACTACCGGTACCTTGCGGCCCTCGCAGCTGCCGCTGATGATGAGGGCGATGGCGACGGAGACGGCAATGTCAAGCCCTGCTCCCCTATATCTACTAAGAAGGGGATTTACGCCCGCCTGTGCCGACCTACTCCATTTGATGCCGGTACAAAG GAATTCTGGATCGAGAAGAACAAGGGAGGTCTTTGTATGTCCATCTCCTCAAAAGCGATGGCTATCACAGGTATAGATGACCGAAGATATTGGAGCCACCTTGTCACAGAGGAATCAAG ATTCCATAGTGTTGCCTATCTTCAGCAAATTTGGTGGCTTGAAGTGGGTGGGGAGCTTGATTTCTGCTTCCCTGCAGGTTCATACAGCCTGTTTTTCCGTCTTCACCTGGGTCGAGCGCACAGACGCATGGGTCGTCGGGTTTGTGGAACTGAGCTCATTCATGGGTGGGATGCCAGACCCACGCGGTTCCAGCTCTCAACATCGGACGAACAGCAGGCTACATCGGAGTATTATCTAGATGGACCGGGAAGCTGGATTCTCTACCACGTGGGTGATTTTGTCATCTCGAACTCGGATGAGCTGACCAGCCTGAAGTATTCAATGATGCAGATTGACTGCACCCATACGAAAGGTGGTTTGTGCGTTGATTCAGTTGCGATATATCCGAAAGGGTATCGGCGCGAGAACATGAACACGGTCTACATGTGA
- the LOC123137643 gene encoding uncharacterized protein: MDLKDSLSRFKQQQERCQSSLASIAASQASTTKPKHRAQPINAPSAPARPAQPIKFSNDTERLQHINSIRKSPVGAQIKLVIELLYKTRQAFTAEQINDATYVDINGNKAVFDSLRNNLKVHYDGRRFSYKSKHDLEGKDQLLDLIRCHQEGLAVVEVKDAYPSVLEDLQALKAAGEVWLLSNMDSQEDIVYPNDPKVKIKVDDDLKELFRGIELPRDMFDIEKELQKNGMKPMTDTTKRRAAAQIHGVKPKAKPKKKQREITKRTKLTNAHLPELFQHLKS; this comes from the exons ATGGATCTGAAGGACAGCCTCTCCAGATTTAAGCAGCAGCAGGAGAGGTGCCAGTCATCTTTGGCCAGCATAGCTGCAAGCCAAGCTTCAACCACAAAACCAAAGCACAGGGCCCAACCGATTAATGCTCCATCTGCTCCAGCAAGGCCTGCACAACCTATTAAATTTTCAAACGATACAGAAAGGCTGCAACATATTAATTCAATTAGGAAATCTCCTGTTGGGGCACAGATCAAACTTGTCATTGAACTGCTTTACAAG ACAAGACAAGCTTTTACAGCAGAGCAGATAAATGATGCAACTTACGTTGATATCAATGGTAATAAGGCTGTCTTTGACAGTCTGAGGAATAACCTCAAAGTACACTATGATGGGAGGCGTTTCTCATACAAG TCCAAGCATGATCTGGAGGGGAAAGATCAACTACTTGATTTGATAAGGTGTCACCAGGAGGGTCTTGCTGTTGTGGAAGTGAAGGATGCATACCCAAGTGTATTGGAAGATTTGCAG GCTCTGAAGGCAGCAGGTGAAGTTTGGCTGTTGTCAAACATGGATTCACAGGAGGACATTGTTTACCCTAATGATCCAAAAGTGAAGATCAAGGTTGATGATGACCTGAAGGAGCTCTTCCGTGGGATTGAGTTACCACGTGATATGTTTGATATCGAAAAGGAGCTCCAGAAGAACGGCATGAAGCCGATGACCGACACCACCAAACGACGAGCAGCAGCCCAGATCCATGGTGTGAAACCCAAGGCTAAGCCTAAGAAGAAGCAACGCGAGATAACTAAACGGACCAAGCTCACGAATGCCCATCTGCCTGAGCTGTTCCAGCATCTTAAATCTTGA